The genomic segment TCTTTTAAATTTGCAGAGGTTGATAAAACAAACAAATGGAGTAATGACAAATGAAAAAATTTCTTGTGATCGCAGTAATGACAATCGTTGCAGCAGCAATGTGTGGAGTTTCTAATATTACAGCAGCGGGAGCTACTTTTCCAATGCCTTTCTACAACAATATTTTCAAGACTTACACAAACGAGTCTAAGATTCTTGTAACTTACGGTGGTATCGGTTCTGGTGGTGGAATTAGATCTCTTAAAGATAAGATTGTAGATTTTGGTGCTACTGATGCTTTTCTTAACGAGAAGAAAATGAGTGATATGGGTTCTGAAGTTCTTCATATTCCTACTTGTCTTGGTGCTGTTGCTATCGCTTATAATCTTCCTGGATCTCCTAAGTTGAATTTAGATTCAGAAACAATCTCTGATATCTTTTTGGGAAATATAACTAAGTGGAATGACAAAAAGATTGCAGAATTAAACAAAGGTGTCACTCTTCCATCGCAAGATATTACTGTTGTTTACAGATCTGACGGATCAGGTACAACTCATATTTTCTCTGACTACCTTAATGATGCTGACAAAGAGTGGGCTGATAAAATGGGTATGGGAAAATCTTTAGAGTGGAAAGTTGGTATCGGAGCTAAAGGTAATCCAGGTGTAGCTGGTACTATCTCTCAAACTCCTGGTGCAATTGGATACATCGGTTTAGAATATGCAATGGCTCAAAACATTCCTTTCGCAAACGTAAAAAACAAAGCTGGTAACTTTATCGTTCCAAGTATCGAGTCTGTAAGTCTTTCTGCTGATGCTGAAATGCCAGCTGACACAAGAGTTTCTCTTGTTAACACTGTTGCAAAAGATGGTTATCCTATTACATCATTCACTTGGTTAATATTCTATAAAGAACAAAACTATAATGGCAGATCACTTGATCAAGCTAAAGAAACACTAAAACTTCTTGAATGGATAATTGGATCAGATGCTCAAAAAAATGCAAGTAAAGTTAATTTCTCACCTCTACCAAAAAAGGCTGTTGAAACTGCAAAAAAAGTTCTTAAGCAAGCAACATATAATGGAAAACCAATCCTCTAAACTTAAATTGGAATCCTAATGAGTGATAATTTTTTCAAATATGTACTAAAAGCCAGCGGGATTATTATAATCCTGTTGGCTTTAGGTATTTTAGTGACATTATTGCACGGATCACTTCCTGCGATTAAAGAATTCGGAATAAAATTTATATTTTCCTCTGACTGGATACCGAGAGAAGACAGAGAGAGTTACGGTGCACTTCCTTTTATTATAGGAACCCTATCAACTTCGATCTTAGCTCTTATTATAGCAATCCCTTTTGCTATGTCAATTTCTCTTCTTTTAGGTTTCTATTTCAGAACAGGTCTTTTTAATACAATTTTAAGATCATTATCTGATCTTCTTGCAGGTGTACCTTCAGTTGTTTATGGACTTTGGGGATTTTATACTATAAAGCCTCTAGTTGTTTACCTTGGTTTAAATTCTCAAGGTTATGGAATATTTACTTCTTCAATTGTTCTTGCTGTTATGATAATACCTTTTGCAGCTTCTATTAGTACAGAAGTTATCAGCATGATTTCAAACGAATTGAAAGAAGCCGGTTATTCTTTAGGTGCAACAAAAATTGAGGTTGTTCGACATGTAATTATCC from the Candidatus Delongbacteria bacterium genome contains:
- the pstS gene encoding phosphate ABC transporter substrate-binding protein PstS, whose amino-acid sequence is MKKFLVIAVMTIVAAAMCGVSNITAAGATFPMPFYNNIFKTYTNESKILVTYGGIGSGGGIRSLKDKIVDFGATDAFLNEKKMSDMGSEVLHIPTCLGAVAIAYNLPGSPKLNLDSETISDIFLGNITKWNDKKIAELNKGVTLPSQDITVVYRSDGSGTTHIFSDYLNDADKEWADKMGMGKSLEWKVGIGAKGNPGVAGTISQTPGAIGYIGLEYAMAQNIPFANVKNKAGNFIVPSIESVSLSADAEMPADTRVSLVNTVAKDGYPITSFTWLIFYKEQNYNGRSLDQAKETLKLLEWIIGSDAQKNASKVNFSPLPKKAVETAKKVLKQATYNGKPIL
- the pstC gene encoding phosphate ABC transporter permease subunit PstC — protein: MSDNFFKYVLKASGIIIILLALGILVTLLHGSLPAIKEFGIKFIFSSDWIPREDRESYGALPFIIGTLSTSILALIIAIPFAMSISLLLGFYFRTGLFNTILRSLSDLLAGVPSVVYGLWGFYTIKPLVVYLGLNSQGYGIFTSSIVLAVMIIPFAASISTEVISMISNELKEAGYSLGATKIEVVRHVIIPNAFSGIIAGFILAFGRALGETMAVTMLVGNSNRIPSSLFDMGNTMASLIANQFGEADGIKLHSLIEIGLLLFIITGIVNFFGKWVMKRMAVR